GCATCACGATCGCTGCGGCGGCCGACGTAGATCGGACCGCGCGACACATTCACCGGCAGACTGCGCGAGGCGGACTCCTCGGCGACGCGCCGGCCGTCGACGTAGAGCGCGACCGTCCTGCCGTCGTAAACGCCGGCCAGGAACACCCATCGATCCACCGGCATCAATTCGCTCGCGCCCACGTGAATCGGCTTGTGTTGCCCCTTCTGCATCACGACGAAGGCCGGATGCTCGTCAAATATCTCCAGCGAGTAGGACGCGACGTCATAGCACTTGTGCACGATCGCCTGACGCTCGCGGCTGTTGAGCCGGACCCATGCAGCGACGGTCAGCCGGTTGCCGATCTGATTCAGTGCGTCATCGGCGTCGAGGGTCAGATAGCCGCGGCCGTCGAGCACGAGACTGCGATCGTCGTCTGGGTCGGCGATGTGGGCCGTGCCGTTGAAGGACGCGCGGCGAAGGCCGATCAGATCGATCGCCCGCCCGTCCTCCGCCGCATCGAACCGCCAGTACGCCACGGGATTCATGAGCAGCACGTCATCCGAGAAATTGCGGGCGACGCCGGCGCTGATCTGTCGCACATCGCCCGCCGCGAGCACATACTGGTTGTCGCGCGTCTCCAGCCGCACTTTACCTTCGGTGACGTGCAGCATGCTCACGCCGTCATTGCTGACATCGGCGACGAAGCGCGTGCCCAGATCGACAATGCGTGCATCACCGGCCAACTCCACCACGAAGCCGTGCGCCCGCTCGGGGACATACGCTTCGACGCGCCCGCTCGTGAGCCGCCCGCGATTGGGACCGACCATGCGAAACTCGCAAGGCCCCGCCAGATCGACCACGGCGGTCGAGTTGAACATCACCTGCGCCTTGCCCGAAACGAGGCGAATCGGCCCATGCGACAATTCGTGGCCGAGTTTGGGCGACTCGACCCCGTTTGCGTCGCCGGACTCGTCAAACACCGCATCTTCCAAGTTCGTTAGAATCGCCAACCCCGCCGGCGGCGTTGATCGAGACACGGCATTCGAAGGGCCGGGCGACATGGCGAACCACACTGTCGCCGCCAACGTCACCGCGGCGGCCAGCGCCAATCCCCAGAACCGAACGCCGAACATCGACGCGCGTTTCACGATCACCTGCGGCTCCGTATCCGCGTCTTCGATCTTCGCCAGCGGCGCCGATTCGCTCATCGCATCGTAAATGAGCGCGTGCAGGTGATTGGCGAAGATGAAATCGCGCATTGCCCGATCATCATCGAGCGCGGCGTTGAACAGATCGCGATCGTCGTCGCTCAATGCGCCGTCAAGGAAGTCGTCGATCATGTCCTTGAGCGGACGATTCACTGCGTCGACTCCCATCCCAGACTGGACTGAATGCAGCGTTTGAGCATGTGGCGCGTGCGCTTGAGCAGCGCCCGGATCGCCGCGTCGGTGGTCCGCGCCTGCCGGGCGATTTCGAGCGTGTGCATCGCCTGGTTGTATCGCATGTCCAGCACCTGACGCGCACGGTCAGGAACCTGCTTCAGACATTCACGCAGCGCCTGCTCCATCGACTTGAGTTGCGGCGCCGCTTCGACGTAATTGGCGGTCAATCGGTCGAGCAGATCGGGGGTGAACTGATGACGATCCCGCGCCTGGTCGCGACTGAACTTGAGCAGCTCCAGCTTGGCGATGCCCAAGAGCCATGGCACGAACGGCCGCTGCGGGTCGTAATCCGCCGCTCGCCGCACCGCCACCACCGCGATGCGCTGCGCGACTTCCTCCGATTTCTGAAAGTCCCCCAGAGCCGCGTGCAGATAACCCGTGAGCAAGCGCTGCGACTTGACCCACTCCCGGGCGAGAATTTCCTGAGCTTCCTGCGACATGCTGACTGTCACGCCTCAATACTTTGCCGCTGAATCGAACGAAGAACCTCGCTAGTAAATCTCCCGCTGGACACGGGATGTGACACTTGGCGGGAAGAATTTTTCCGGTCACCGCCGCCTGTTGATTTCAATCGTAACTCTCTCAAGCATCATGGGATACGATCTGCCATGCCGTTCAATTGATGATCGCGGTGGGCGACTCCGCGGGACCGTTATGTCGCGCGTGTGCTGCGCTCGAGCAGGCGCTGAAGCAGGATGAACATCAGGAGGAATCCGCCGATGGCGATCTTCGTCCACCATGTATTGAGGTTGCCTTGGTAGTTGGGGATCGTGGTGATGACGCCGAGGATGAGCACGCCCAGAAGCGTGCCCGCCACGTGCCCGACGCCGCCGGACAGGAGTGTGCCGCCGATGACGACGGCGGCGATGGCGTCGAGTTCCATCAGATAAGCCGCCGAGGCGTCGCCGGCCTGCGTGCCGACGGCGTGGATGATTCCGCCGATCGCGGCGCACAGGCCGCTCAAAGCATAGATGCGGATCGTGGTCGAACCGATAGGCAGGCCCATGAGCATGGCCGACGATTCGCTGCCGCCGATGGCGTAGATGTTGCGTCCGAATCGCGTCATCGATGCGAGCACCATCGCGCCGGCCATCGTGATCATGAACACGATCGCCGGCAAGTTGAAGTCGACGATGCCGAAACGGACAAGCGCATCGAACGCCGGCACGCCGCGGATTTCCAATCGCTTTTGCGGCGTCAGCGCCAGCGCGACGCCGCGTGCGAGGAACATCCCCGCGAGCGTCACGAGGAAAGGCGGCAATCGGAAGCAGCGGATGATCGCGCCCATACCCGCGCCGAATCCCGCGCCCAGCGCCATGACAAGCAACACCGCCGGCACGACCGGCATGTGCCAGACCACCAGACACTTGGCCAGAAAGATGCTCGCCAGCGCGATCACCGCGCCGACGGACAGGTCGATTCCGCCGGAGATGATGACGAACGTCATGCCGATCGCCGCCATGCCCAGCGAAGCGTTCTCCGCGAACATCGAAGTGAACCCGAACCACGAGCAGAACCCCGGATACGCCAGCGATGCGGACGCGTAGAGCACGACAAAGACCAACGCTGTGGCGACAGTCGGCGATCGCATCCATGTCGGCAATCGTTTCATGCCCGCACCTTTCGACGAAACACCATCGACCGCAGCACGTCCGATTGGAACAGGCACACGATGAGCACCACGAGAGCCTTGATGATGAAGTTATATTCGGTGGGGATGCTCTGCCCGCCGAAGCGTGTCATGAGGATCGTCGTCGTGAGCGTTTGAATGATCAGGGCGCCGATGAGCGAGCCGGTGAGCGAGAAACGTCCGCCGACAAGCGGCGTGCCGCCGATGACGACGGCGAGAATGGCGTCGAGCTCGATGTAGAGACCGGCGTTGTTGGCGTCCGCGGCCGTGATGTCGGATGCGTAAATCAGACCGGCGATCCCGGCGCACAGGCCGGTGAACGCATAAACCATGAAACGGATCAGGCGGACGTTCAGGCCGGCGTAGTGAGAGGCGGTTTCGTTGCCACCGACGGATTCGATGAACAGGCCCAGCGCGGTCATGCGCGTCAGACCGGCCGTGAGCATCGCCATGACGACGACGATCGTCACGGTGAACGGAAGTCCAAACAGGTCGCCCCCGCCGATGAATGTGAAGCCGGCGTGACCGGCGACGCTGATGATCTGTCCGTCGCTCAGAAGCTGCGCGATGCCCCGTCCGGTGACCATCAGAATCAGCGTCGCCACAATCGGTTGAATCCCCGCCGTCGACACGAGCAAGCCGTTCCACGCCCCCGCGAGCGTGCAGACGATCAGCGGCACGGTAATCGCCATCGTCAGACTCGCGCCATGCTGCGCCAGCAGCACCGCCGCCAGCGAACCGGCCATCGCCATCACCGCGCCGACCGAAAGGTCCACACCCCCCGTCGCGATCACCAGCGTCATGCCCATCGACACCAGCAGCACCGGCGCCGCCCGATCGAGCACGTCGACAAGCGAACCGGTGAGGCGGCCGTCGATGATTTCGATGTGAAAGAACGCCGGGTTGACCAGCGCGTTGAACACGAGCAGGACGCCCAGCGCCGCGATCGGCCAGATGAGTTTGCCCATCGACTCACGCATCGGCGCTCTCCGCATGTCGCGCCGCGATGAACTGCATGATCTTCGGCAGGGTGATGTCGCCGCCGGTCAGTTCGCCGACTTTTTTGCGATCGCGGAGCACGATGACCCGATGCGAATCGCGGGCGACTTCCTCGATTTCGCTGGAGATGAAAAGGAGCGCCATGCCGCGCTGACACAGCGAGGCGATCAGCTTCTCGATCTCGGCTTTGGCGCCCACGTCGATGCCCCGCGTCGGTTCATCGAGAATCAGCACGCGCGGATCCATCGCCAACCAGCGCGCCAGAATCACCTTCTGCTGATTGCCCCCCGAAAGCTGGCCGACGGGTTTGTCAGCGTCGGGTGTGGCGATGTTCAGCGCCTTGATGAAACGCTCCGCCAGTGCCTCGGCGTCCCGGCTGCCAATGCGACGCAGCCAGCCGCGCCGCGCCTGAAGCGCCAGCACGATGTTCGCCCGCACGCTCAACTCCGGCACGATGCCTTGTACTTTGCGGTCTTCGGGCGTGAACGCAATGCAGTGACGGATGGCGGCGCGCGGCGTGTGACGATGCATGGGCTTGCCATCGATCGTGATCGACCCTTCCTGCGGCGCGTCGATGCCGAAGATCAACCGCGCGGTCTCGGTGCGGCCCGATCCGAGCAGACCCGCCAGCCCCACGACCTGCCCCGCTCGCATCTGAAGGTCCATCGACGTCACGCTATGACGCCGCCCCAATCCTTTCGCCTCCAGCACCACGGGCGTCTCCGTCGTCGTCGCCGGGGTCGCATGGCGCTGTTCCATCCGCTCAACCGCTTCAAGCTCCCGCCCGATCATCTTCGACACTAGCTGCAGCCGCGGCAGCTTCGCCGCCGCGTACTCGCCGATGAGTTTGCCGTTGCGCAGCACGGTGAGGCGGTCGCTGATGGCGTAGACCTGTTCGAGAAAGTGGCTGATGAAGACGATAGCCAGTCCCTCGCCGCGCAGCCGCCGCATGACCGTAAACAACTCGGCGACCTCGGCGGTGTCCAGCGAAGACGTCGGCTCGTCGAGCACGAGCACGGAGGCGTTCTGATCCAGCGCCCGGGCGATGGCGACCATCTGCTGAATCGCGATCGAGCAGCTTCGCACCGATTGCCGCACGTCGATGCTCACGCCGAGCCGCGCCATCGCTTCTTCGCCCCGCCGACGGACCGCTCGCCAGTCGATCAGCCCCATCCGCCGCGGCTCGCGCCCGATCGAGATGTTCTCCGCCACGCTCAAGTCCGGCACGAGGTTGACTTCCTGATACACCGTCGCGATGCCCAGCCGCTGCGCGTCGAGCGGGCTCGCCGGGTCGATCGGCTGTCCTTTGAAATGGATGCTTCCGCCGTCGCGCCGGTGCACGCCGGTGAGCACTTTGACGAGCGTGCTTTTGCCCGCGCCGTTTTCGCCCATGAGCGTGTGCACTTCGCCGCGGCGCAGCGTCAGGTCGACGCCGTCGAGCGCCCGCACGCCCGGAAACGTCTTGACGATCCCGCGCATCTCGATGAGAGGTGTATCCGCCATTCCGCACATCGCCTCAATACTGGCGTGACCCGATGACATCCTTCGCCGTCGACTGATCGAACACCTTGTCCTCGACGACCGTGTGTTTGGGCAGCGGCTTACCCGCGGCCGCCTGCTCGACGGCGTCGAAGGCCGCCGGACCCAGCAGCGGATTGCACTCGACCGTGCAGTTGAGTTTGCCCGCCACCATCGCCTCGAACGCCGCCTTCACGCCGTCGACCGACACGACGATGATGTCCACGCCCGGCTTCTTGCCCGCTTCCTCGATCGCCTGGATCGCGCCCAGCGCCATGTCGTCGTTGTGTGCGTACACGGCGTTGATCTCGTCGCCGGCGGACTTCAGAAACGCCTCCATCACTTCCTTTCCCTTTGCACGTGTGAATTCGCCGCTCTGGCTTCGGATGATCTTCATGTCCGGATGCGCGGCGATCGCTTCCTCAAAGCCCTTCTTGCGATCGATCGCAGGCGCAGCCCCGACCGTGCCCTGAAGCTCGACGATATTCGCTTTGCCGTCCATCTTCATGGCCAGCCACTCCCCCGCCATCTTGCCTTCGTTCACGAAATCCGAAGCGATCAGCGTCGCGTACAGACTGGCATCGCTCACGCTCACGCCCCTGTCGACGAGGATCACCGGAATGCCGCGCTCCTTGGCCTTGCCCAGCACCGGCTCCCACCCCGTCTCGACCACCGGCGCGAGAATGATCGCATCCACGCCCTGCGCGATGAACGCATTGAGCGCCTTGATCTGATTTTCCTGCTTCTGCTGCGCGTCGGAGAACTTGAGTTCGACACCGCGCTTCTGGGCTTCGCCCTGAATCGATTGCGTTTCGGCGGTGCGCCAGTTCGACTCGGCGCCGATCTGCGAGAAGCCCACGACGAGTTTCTTCGCCGCACTCATTCCCCCGCCGCTTCCAGTTGAGGAAGCCGGTTCCTTGTTACAACCGGCGAGCAGAGACAGGGCCACGGTCAAGGCGAGCATGCGGGTTCGGAAGTTCATGAGGTTTGCTCCTGTGCGGGAAGCCGGGGGCGGCGCACCATGTGCGCGCCCCGGGCGGGGTGAGTCAGAAAGAGCGTCGGCTCGATACCGGTATGGTCGAGGTAGGCGCGGTGCATTTGATCGATGATGCGAGAAGCATGATCGGCGGCGATCAGCGAGACGGTGCACCCGCCGAATCCCCCGCCGGTCATGCGGCTGCCGAACACGCCGCCGTCGATCCCGATCGAATGAGCGAGATCGACCATCAGATCGAGTTCATCGCAACTGATCTCAAAGTCATCACGCATCGACAGGTGCGACGCATCCATGAGCCGGCCCATAGCTCGCCAGTCGCCGCGGCGCAGCGCCGCCGCCGCGTCCTGCGTCCGCGCGGTTTCGGTGATGATGTGCCGTGCCCGGCGATAGGTGACATCGTCCATCGCCGACGTCGCCGCATTGAGCATCGCCATGTCCGCATCGCGCAGCGACACGATGTGCAGCGCCTCCGCCGCCGCGCGGCATTGCCGCCGCCGCGTCGGATATTCGCTTTCCGTCAGCGCGTGCTTCACATTCGTATTGGCCACCAGCACCGAAACGCCCGGATCGAGCATCGGCACGTGCTCCACCTCGCCGCTGCGGCAATCGAGCAGCAGCGCATGCCCCGCACGCGCCCGCACGCTGACGGTCTGGTCCATGATGCCGCACGGCATGCCGGCGTATTCATGCTCGGCCCGCTGGCAAAGTTTCGCCTTGTCCATCGCATCAAGCGAGGCGCCGCCGAGCGCTTCGACGAGCGTCGCCGTTGCTACTTCCAGGGCCGCGCTCGACGAGAGCCCGCCGCCGAGCGGGACATCCGTTTCGATCCACACATCGGCCGCACCCCCGACGATGCGCCGCTGCGCCATCAGGGCCCACGGTCCGATCGCGTAACGTGACCAGGCCGGCTGGCCCTCATGGTCAAAGGTCTTCACATCGACCGCCGCCTCGCTCTCGCCCAAGGCGCTCGCGAAGCGGACCTGCCCGTGCGTCGTCCGGTCTGCCGCGAGCACGGTGTAGCGATCGATCGCCATCGGCAGCACAAAGCCGTCGTTGTAGTCGGTGTGCTCGCCGATGAGATTGACGCGCCCCGGCGCCGCCGCGATGTACGTCGCCGCACGGCCGAAGCGATGCATGAACCCCGCCTCCGCGCGCGCGATCAGCGCCGCGAGTCGCGCATCATGGGTCACGGATTTTCCCGCTTCGTCGTGCATTAGGTCAGCGGCCGCCTTGCGGAACGAGGCGAATGAGCCCGGCGTCGACGTACTGCCCGCCGCCGGTCTGATGACAATGAATGGCGATGACGTTGCGGCCCTCGCGCAGCGCCGCCGTCGCCGCCGCGCTGAGGGGCATCGTCACGTAGTTGGTGACAAAACCCTTGACCGTCGTCGCCGGAACGCCGTTGATGAACACTTCCGCGTCTTCATCGTGATAGATCGAAAGCATCAGTTCGCCCGCCCCGGCGTCGAGTTCGACGGTGCGGCGGATCCAGATGTCGGGCGTGTCCCAGCGCGTGCGGACGGTGGTGTTGGGCGTCTCGGGCGTGCCGAACCCGCCGGGCGCTTCGTGCCAGTTGGATGCGTCAAAGTCCGGCTTCATCCAATCGTCCGCCGGCGCAGTCGTCGTGTAGCGCCACTGCTGCGGCGCTTCAGCGCTGGTGGGCACGATCGTCTTTTCCATCGGCGGCGGCATGTATAGCTCGGCATTCCATTTCGCCAGCTTTTCCACGCCGATCTTGCAGATTTCGCGATCGTAAGTCAGCAGCCCGTTGACTTCGCCCTCGACGTCCGTCGTCTGCGTGTACACCGCGGCGGCGAGGCCCTTGCCGATCAGACGGTGCAGATTGATCATGAGCTGCCGATAGTGATCGCCCAGTTCGTCCGAGTCCTTGTACGTCCGGTAGCCCCAGTTGCGATCCGGCTGCCACAGGTGATCCTTCACCGGAAGCCCCAGCCCGCCGAACTCGCCCAGCACGCTGATCCGCTCGTCCATCACCGCGAACATCCCCGGCCCCGGATAATTGTGCATGTCCTTCATCGACCCCGCCCCCAGATCCTCCCATCCGCTGGGCCCGTCGACGAGGCGCGATGGATCGCGCCGCATCGTCCACTCAATCACCTCGTTCGTCTGATGCTGGCCCCATCCTTCATTGAAAGGGACCCACACCACGATGCTCGGATGATTGTGCAGCGCGGCCATGATCGCTTCCCATTCGCTCATGTACGTCGCGTGCTCCTCCGGCGTGAAGCTCACATCCTTGTGCGAACCGCTGCCCGCCTGCATGCGCTTGCCGCGCTGCATGATCGACGGCATGTCCTGCCACACGAGCAGCCCCAGCTTGTCCGCCCAGTAGTACCACCGCGCCGGCTCGACCTTCACATGCTTGCGACACATGTTAAAGCCCATCTGCCGCGTCACCTCGATGTCAGAACGCAGCGCCGCGTCCGTCGGAGCCGTGTACAGACCATCAGGCCACCACCCCTGATCCAGCGGGCCGTACTCGAACACCGGCTTGCCGTTGAGGAACATGCGGTTGAAGCCCGCTTCGTCCTTCTTCATCTCGATCGAGCGCATGCCGAAGTAGCTTTCGACCGTGTCCGTCTTCCCGTCGGGGCCTTTCCATGTGATCTTCACCGGGTACAGATACGGATCTTCCGGCGACCATGTCCGCGGGTTTTCGAGACGGATGATCACGCGTGTCGGATCGGTGGTGGTCTCGACTTTGACGCCTGAAATACCGGGCAATTCGACGCGATCGATCATCGCCGTCTGGCCGGCGGCGCTCGCACCGATTTCGATCTCCGCGGTCTTGGCGGCGAGGTGCGGCGTGATCTTGAGTGACTGGATGTAGCTGGCCGGGACCGGCCCGAGCCAGACCGTCTGCCAGATGCCCGTGACCGGCGTGTACCAGATGCCTTCGGGCCGCTCGACCTGCTTGCCGCGCGGCTGCGCCCCCGCATCGCTCGGGTCCCACACGCGCACCGTCAGCGTCTGCGCCCCATCGCCCTTGATCGCATCGGTGATGTCGCACGTGAACGGGTCATACCCGCCGCGGTGCTCGCCGACTTGCGTGCCGTTGACCCACACCGTCGCCTGCCAGTCGACCGCGCCGAAGTGCAGAAGCAGCCGTCCGCCCGCCGTGGTCGCCGGCCGTTCGAACGTGCGCTGATACCACAGCGCCTTGCCCGGCCCGACGCGTTTGCCTACGCCGCTCAGCGCCGACTCGATCGCGAAGGGCACGAGAATCCGCCCGTCCCACGACGCGGGCGCCGCCTCCGCCGCCGCTTCGACAATGGCGTAGTCCCACAGCCCGTTCAGATTCGTCCACGCCTCGCGCACCATCTGCGGCCGCGGATACTCGACGAGCGCGTTGTCCGGCGAAACTTCCTTCGCCCATCGTGTCATGATCGTCGCCTTGGCCGGCGACCACGCCTCCGGGGCCGGGCCCGCACCCCGCGCGATCGCCGTCGCCGTCATCGACATCGCCACAGCCGCAAGCATCCGCCGCATTCGCATCATGTGCTCCAGAACAGGGGGCCTCATCTGAATATCGAGACATGCTACGACCACGACACAACGGCCGCATTGAGATCGCCGTCATATATTTTGAGATCCTTTGCCACGTCTGATTCGATCGTTCTGCACTTATGAACGGGCAATTCACTCATTTCAGCCGGATGACGACATACGGCATAGTATTTCCTTGTATGCCGCATATCCGACAGGTCGCGCTGATTGTGGAAACGTCGAGCATCTACGGCCGGCGGCTGCTGGAGGGCGTCAACCGATATGTGCAGACGCATCGGCCCTGGTCAATCTTTTTAGATCAGAGCGATCTGTTCGCACGCCCGCCGGCTTGGCTGGCGACCTGGCGCGGCGACGGGATCATCTGTCGCACCCGCCGATCGCTGCTGGCGATCGATCCCCGGCGTCAACCGATCGTGGACCTGAGCGACATCGAGGAGCCGCGCCCGGGCGTGCCACGCATCGAATCCGATCATGCCGCCATCGGCCGCCTCGCCGCCGATCATCTGCTCAACCGCGGATTTCGCCGCTTCGCATTCTGCGGGTTCTCCGATCACCGATGGTCGGAGCTGCGCCATGACGGATTCAAGAACCGGATCGCCGCGACCGGTCATGACGTACACAGCTACCGATCGACATGGAGCGGGCGGCGGGACCGGTCGTGGGTCGTCGAGCAGCGGCGCATCGAGCGCTGGCTTCGCCGACTCAAGAAGCCGGTCGGCATCATGGCGGCCAACGATCTGCGCGGCCAGCATGTGCTCGACGCCGCAGCGCGGGCGAATCTGGCGATCCCCGAAACGGTGGCGGTCATCGGGTGCGACAATGACGAGCTGCTTTGCAGTCTGGGTCGCCCGCCGCTGTCGAGCGTCGTGCCGCATGCGGCGCGCGTCGGGTACGAGGCGGCGGGCGTGCTGGACCGGCTCATGGACGGTCGGCACGTCAAGGCGTCGTCCCTGCTGATCGAGCCGCTCGATGTCGTGACGCGGCAGTCGTCGGATGTGCTGGCAATCGAGGATGCGCTGGTGGCCGAGTCGCTGCGGATCATCCGCGAGCGGGCAAGTTTCGGTTTGAGCGTGGAGGAACTGCTCGAAGAGCTGGCGGTGTCGCGCACGACGCTGGAGCGGCGCTTCCGCGAGCAGCTCGGCCGATCGCCTCATGCCGAGATTCGCCGGGCGCAGCTCAAGCGCGTCAAGGAACTGCTCGCCGGGACCGAACTGCCGCTGGACCGCATCGCCCGGCTGACCGGCTTCGCGCACCCCGAATACCTGAGCGTCCTGTTCAAGCGGACCGAGCGCATCACGCCCGGCCGATATCGACGCCAATCGCAGATGCGCTAACCCGTCGGTTATACTGTTGTACTGGTTCGGCAATCTCCATGGAGCGTTCACATGCCCGTCACTCCCTCGCGTCTGTTGCTCGGTCCCGGCCCCAGCCCCGTTCCGCCCAGCGTGCTCGCCGCGCTCGCGCAGCCGACGATCGGACACATGGACCCGGCGTTCATGAAGATCATGGACGAAACGCGCCAGATGCTCATGAAGGTCTTCGACACGACCAACGAGCTGACCCTCGCCGTCTCCGGCACCGGCAGCGCGGGGGCCGAGGCGCTGATGGTCAACCTGCTCGAGCCCGGCGACACCGCGCTGATCTGCGTCAACGGCGTCTTCGGCGGTCGCCTCGCCGACAAGGCCGGCCGATGCGGCGCGAACGTCGTCAAGATCGAAGCCCCCTGGGGCACCGTCTTCGATCAGGAGGCGCTCATCGAAAAGATCAAGGAGGTCAAGCCCAACCTCTTCGCCATCGTGCATGCCGAAACGTCCACCGGGGCGCATCAGCCGCTCGATCGGCTGGGCAAAGCGGTGCATGACGTCGGCGGGCTGTTCGTCATCGACTGCGTGACGAGTCTGGGCGGTGCGCCGGTGAAGATCGACGAATGGGGCGTTGATGCGGCTTACTCGGGGACGCAGAAGTGCCTGTCCTGCCCGCCGGGGCTCAGCCCGGTGACCTTCTCGCCGCGCGCGATCGAGCGGATCAAGGCGCGGAAGAAGAAGGTTCAGTCGTGGTATTTGGACATGACGTTCCTCATGAACTACTGGACCGGCAACCGGGCGTATCATCACACCGCGCCGGTGAACATGAACGTCGCGCTGCATGAGGCCCTGCGCCTCGTGCTCGAAGAAGGGCTCGAGAAGCGATTCGAGCGCCATCGCCAGACGCACGCTTATCTCGCCGAGCAGATCAAGCCGCTCGGCCTGCCGTTCACGAATCAGAAGGGCCATCGTCTGCCGATGCTCAACCCCGTCGCCATCCCGGCGGGCGTCGACGACAAGCAGGTCCGCGCGCGTCTGCTCAATGAGATGAACATCGAAATCGGCGCGGGCCTCGGCGATCTGGCGGGCAAAGCATGGCGCATCGGCCTGATGGGCCACGGCTCGACGAAACAGAACGTCGACACCGTCGTCGGAGCCCTCAAGAAAGTCCTCGCCGACATCCCCGCCAAAACCTAATCGTTTAGCGAGGCCGCTTCTTGTCGTGAGCCCGTCGAACGAGCGGCCTGTTTTTCTGCTCACGCAAACAAATCGACAAACGCGAACTTTTCCCCATCGAAAAGCCCTTTGTCACTCAGTTTGAGCGTGGGAATGACCAACAGCGACATGAAGCTGAGCGTCATGAACGGCGAGCGCAGCGTCGAACCCAGCGACCGCGCCGCGGTCTCGAGTAGATCATACTGTTTCGCCACTTGGCCGCACGATTGCGTGGACATCAATCCCGCCACCGGCAGCGCCAACGCATGCGTCTGATCGCCATCGACGACGGCCAGGCCGCCGCGCCGTTCGATGACCGCATTGACCGCCCGACGGAGCGATGCATCGTCCGCGCCGACGGCGATGATATTGTGGGAGTCATGTGCGACCGAGCCGGCGATCGCGCCGCGCTTGAGGCCGAACCCCTGCACGAACGCCGCCGCCGGTCGGGCCG
The window above is part of the Planctomycetota bacterium genome. Proteins encoded here:
- a CDS encoding sigma-70 family RNA polymerase sigma factor, with amino-acid sequence MSQEAQEILAREWVKSQRLLTGYLHAALGDFQKSEEVAQRIAVVAVRRAADYDPQRPFVPWLLGIAKLELLKFSRDQARDRHQFTPDLLDRLTANYVEAAPQLKSMEQALRECLKQVPDRARQVLDMRYNQAMHTLEIARQARTTDAAIRALLKRTRHMLKRCIQSSLGWESTQ
- a CDS encoding sugar ABC transporter permease YjfF, translated to MKRLPTWMRSPTVATALVFVVLYASASLAYPGFCSWFGFTSMFAENASLGMAAIGMTFVIISGGIDLSVGAVIALASIFLAKCLVVWHMPVVPAVLLVMALGAGFGAGMGAIIRCFRLPPFLVTLAGMFLARGVALALTPQKRLEIRGVPAFDALVRFGIVDFNLPAIVFMITMAGAMVLASMTRFGRNIYAIGGSESSAMLMGLPIGSTTIRIYALSGLCAAIGGIIHAVGTQAGDASAAYLMELDAIAAVVIGGTLLSGGVGHVAGTLLGVLILGVITTIPNYQGNLNTWWTKIAIGGFLLMFILLQRLLERSTRAT
- a CDS encoding ABC transporter permease; its protein translation is MGKLIWPIAALGVLLVFNALVNPAFFHIEIIDGRLTGSLVDVLDRAAPVLLVSMGMTLVIATGGVDLSVGAVMAMAGSLAAVLLAQHGASLTMAITVPLIVCTLAGAWNGLLVSTAGIQPIVATLILMVTGRGIAQLLSDGQIISVAGHAGFTFIGGGDLFGLPFTVTIVVVMAMLTAGLTRMTALGLFIESVGGNETASHYAGLNVRLIRFMVYAFTGLCAGIAGLIYASDITAADANNAGLYIELDAILAVVIGGTPLVGGRFSLTGSLIGALIIQTLTTTILMTRFGGQSIPTEYNFIIKALVVLIVCLFQSDVLRSMVFRRKVRA
- a CDS encoding ATP-binding cassette domain-containing protein, which translates into the protein MADTPLIEMRGIVKTFPGVRALDGVDLTLRRGEVHTLMGENGAGKSTLVKVLTGVHRRDGGSIHFKGQPIDPASPLDAQRLGIATVYQEVNLVPDLSVAENISIGREPRRMGLIDWRAVRRRGEEAMARLGVSIDVRQSVRSCSIAIQQMVAIARALDQNASVLVLDEPTSSLDTAEVAELFTVMRRLRGEGLAIVFISHFLEQVYAISDRLTVLRNGKLIGEYAAAKLPRLQLVSKMIGRELEAVERMEQRHATPATTTETPVVLEAKGLGRRHSVTSMDLQMRAGQVVGLAGLLGSGRTETARLIFGIDAPQEGSITIDGKPMHRHTPRAAIRHCIAFTPEDRKVQGIVPELSVRANIVLALQARRGWLRRIGSRDAEALAERFIKALNIATPDADKPVGQLSGGNQQKVILARWLAMDPRVLILDEPTRGIDVGAKAEIEKLIASLCQRGMALLFISSEIEEVARDSHRVIVLRDRKKVGELTGGDITLPKIMQFIAARHAESADA
- a CDS encoding substrate-binding domain-containing protein: MNFRTRMLALTVALSLLAGCNKEPASSTGSGGGMSAAKKLVVGFSQIGAESNWRTAETQSIQGEAQKRGVELKFSDAQQKQENQIKALNAFIAQGVDAIILAPVVETGWEPVLGKAKERGIPVILVDRGVSVSDASLYATLIASDFVNEGKMAGEWLAMKMDGKANIVELQGTVGAAPAIDRKKGFEEAIAAHPDMKIIRSQSGEFTRAKGKEVMEAFLKSAGDEINAVYAHNDDMALGAIQAIEEAGKKPGVDIIVVSVDGVKAAFEAMVAGKLNCTVECNPLLGPAAFDAVEQAAAGKPLPKHTVVEDKVFDQSTAKDVIGSRQY
- the galK gene encoding galactokinase — its product is MHDEAGKSVTHDARLAALIARAEAGFMHRFGRAATYIAAAPGRVNLIGEHTDYNDGFVLPMAIDRYTVLAADRTTHGQVRFASALGESEAAVDVKTFDHEGQPAWSRYAIGPWALMAQRRIVGGAADVWIETDVPLGGGLSSSAALEVATATLVEALGGASLDAMDKAKLCQRAEHEYAGMPCGIMDQTVSVRARAGHALLLDCRSGEVEHVPMLDPGVSVLVANTNVKHALTESEYPTRRRQCRAAAEALHIVSLRDADMAMLNAATSAMDDVTYRRARHIITETARTQDAAAALRRGDWRAMGRLMDASHLSMRDDFEISCDELDLMVDLAHSIGIDGGVFGSRMTGGGFGGCTVSLIAADHASRIIDQMHRAYLDHTGIEPTLFLTHPARGAHMVRRPRLPAQEQTS